A section of the Polynucleobacter sp. AP-Jannik-300A-C4 genome encodes:
- a CDS encoding flagellar hook-basal body complex protein — translation MGYGIGLSGLKSASEAIDVTSNNISNAQTVGYKSGEYVFSDQFFRAQDPQSVDRAGMGAYRMAIRRTGSYGTVVNSQNPLDMAITGPGMFMMAKTVDGTVPTENPTKFQYSRNGQFAVDNQNRIVNENGMYLVGYPADSSGTIISSAKSVLILDRTPLAQQPTRNSSLELNLDNRVDPKTGSIFSPTDPNSYSQATSQTVYDDKGFAHTLATYYKKVSSQLMTVTAADVGTAASSSFTFSPTSTINNYEDTAFNALSDVDPFNRPAGEQFNRIATTAVALGTGSATLETIYESTLTAQSGQENTVGTVYNLRLRDGTNVTLTQTVAGTSSVKAQYTVNVDRFEVFATIDGNPVTPDASVTQPTKPNIVITNGVDSTTTESAAVTFRALAAGETLTIGGLTLTATAAISASAVAAGFASKTSGATAGNSVTGGTWSGTLTGWDTSAVASGVVTFTSVTATADVSNLTCTLTPDVLVGGATDRTILIEGEEREEQLSLGVMGFIAGKNIDSLSRDSFGTPQFATRFNIDASRGEGSVYGQTLNGGSIQLTIEGNGTTAYSSAAQTYTNTQDGSATSQLASYNIDSSGKLVAQYDNGSSVVKGQLILAYFNNLEGLIPNGNNTYEASSASGEPLLSFPGDGTLGAIRSKAVEQSNVDLTEELVKLMVLQRQYSAVSQATKVMAATLIDDAINIGR, via the coding sequence ATGGGATACGGAATCGGATTATCAGGATTAAAGTCAGCCTCCGAAGCAATTGACGTTACCAGTAACAATATTTCCAACGCACAGACAGTTGGATATAAATCTGGTGAATATGTGTTTTCAGATCAGTTCTTCAGAGCGCAAGATCCGCAATCTGTAGATCGTGCTGGTATGGGTGCATATCGTATGGCAATCCGCCGCACTGGTAGTTACGGTACGGTTGTGAATTCCCAAAATCCTCTAGATATGGCTATTACAGGTCCAGGTATGTTCATGATGGCGAAAACTGTTGATGGAACAGTGCCAACAGAGAATCCAACCAAGTTCCAGTATTCACGCAATGGCCAATTCGCAGTGGACAATCAAAATCGTATTGTTAATGAAAACGGTATGTACTTGGTGGGATATCCTGCTGACTCATCTGGAACCATTATTTCAAGCGCAAAGTCAGTATTGATTCTCGACCGCACACCATTAGCGCAACAGCCAACTAGAAATTCAAGTCTTGAATTGAATCTCGATAATCGTGTCGATCCAAAAACGGGAAGCATATTCTCGCCAACAGATCCGAATAGTTACAGTCAAGCAACATCACAAACTGTTTATGATGACAAAGGTTTTGCGCATACATTGGCAACTTATTACAAGAAAGTAAGTTCTCAATTAATGACGGTTACTGCGGCGGATGTTGGAACGGCAGCTAGTAGTAGTTTTACATTTAGTCCTACATCGACAATAAATAATTATGAAGATACTGCATTCAATGCGCTATCAGATGTTGACCCGTTTAATAGGCCTGCGGGCGAGCAATTTAACAGAATCGCTACGACAGCTGTAGCACTTGGTACTGGTTCGGCAACATTAGAAACGATCTATGAGTCAACACTAACGGCGCAGAGTGGTCAAGAAAATACTGTTGGGACTGTATATAACTTGCGTTTACGCGATGGTACCAACGTTACATTGACGCAAACTGTAGCAGGTACATCGAGCGTAAAAGCTCAATACACTGTGAATGTAGATCGTTTTGAGGTCTTTGCTACGATAGATGGAAATCCTGTTACACCAGATGCAAGTGTTACTCAGCCTACGAAACCAAATATAGTAATTACGAACGGCGTAGATTCAACAACGACAGAAAGTGCTGCAGTGACGTTTCGAGCGTTAGCAGCTGGAGAAACGCTAACAATAGGTGGTTTAACGCTTACAGCTACGGCAGCAATCTCGGCTTCAGCAGTAGCAGCAGGCTTTGCAAGCAAGACAAGTGGCGCTACTGCTGGGAATTCAGTTACTGGCGGTACTTGGTCAGGCACACTAACAGGGTGGGATACAAGTGCAGTAGCCTCTGGCGTGGTAACGTTCACAAGCGTTACAGCAACAGCAGATGTGTCTAACCTAACATGTACGCTAACTCCTGATGTATTGGTTGGTGGAGCTACTGATAGAACAATTCTAATTGAAGGTGAGGAGCGAGAGGAGCAGCTATCTTTGGGCGTAATGGGCTTTATTGCTGGTAAAAATATTGATTCTCTTTCTCGCGATTCCTTTGGAACACCACAGTTCGCAACTAGATTTAATATTGATGCCTCACGGGGTGAGGGTTCTGTCTATGGTCAGACATTAAACGGTGGCTCAATTCAGCTTACCATTGAAGGTAATGGAACTACTGCATATTCATCTGCAGCACAAACATATACAAATACACAAGATGGTTCTGCGACATCGCAATTAGCGTCTTACAACATAGATTCCAGCGGTAAGCTAGTGGCTCAGTATGATAACGGAAGCTCTGTTGTTAAGGGCCAATTGATTTTGGCCTACTTCAATAATCTTGAAGGATTGATTCCGAATGGTAATAACACTTATGAAGCTTCTTCAGCTTCAGGTGAGCCGCTATTGAGCTTCCCAGGCGATGGTACTTTGGGTGCGATTCGCTCTAAAGCAGTTGAGCAATCGAACGTTGACCTCACAGAAGAATTGGTGAAATTGATGGTCTTGCAGCGTCAATATTCTGCTGTATCACAAGCAACTAAAGTGATGGCGGCTACTTTGATTGATGATGCTATCAATATCGGTCGTTAA